The following coding sequences lie in one Heyndrickxia oleronia genomic window:
- the spoVB gene encoding stage V sporulation protein B, with protein MSKFLKGTMILLVAGLITRVLGFINRMVIARFIGGEGVGLYMMAFPTLMLVITITQVGLPVAISKCVAEAAALGDRKKIKKILVVSLTITVSLSLIFTPGLILLAPYLTKTLFTDPRIYYPLVAITPIIPIVAVSAVLRGYFQGMQNMKPFAISQMIEQAVRIVLIAVLTTLFLPYGIQYAAAGAMFASIVGELASLAYMFTMFKLKKKFKVRRNFFHVMKEGKETISELLRVALPTTGSRLIGNVSWFLEPIVVAHSLAIAGFTASLATKEYGVLTGFALPLLMLPSFVTHSLSTALVPAISEASSQRNFSLVEHRLQQALRFALLAGGISVVILYVFAEPLMETVYGSKNGTNLIKLMAPFFIFQYYQGPLQATLQALDLAKAAMINSMIGAIVKLGMIFILASNPDYGITGAALGIMTSTLLVTLLHYTTIIKKIQFTIYILEYVKFLITTLVSGFIGYWWYHHYLIQETIFTRLICGIIITSIVYLLLLLLTKLINKEDLSYIPIIKKFV; from the coding sequence ATGTCTAAATTTTTAAAAGGAACAATGATTTTACTTGTTGCTGGCCTTATCACAAGGGTTCTTGGCTTCATTAACAGGATGGTTATTGCCCGTTTTATTGGTGGAGAAGGTGTGGGCTTATATATGATGGCATTTCCGACTTTAATGCTTGTTATTACAATAACACAAGTAGGACTGCCTGTAGCCATTTCGAAATGTGTGGCGGAGGCTGCCGCATTAGGAGATCGCAAAAAAATAAAAAAAATACTAGTGGTTTCACTTACAATAACGGTTTCATTATCCCTTATCTTTACACCTGGATTAATTTTATTAGCACCCTATTTAACAAAAACCTTATTTACTGATCCAAGAATTTACTATCCATTAGTAGCAATCACCCCTATCATTCCCATTGTAGCCGTCTCTGCTGTTCTTAGAGGGTATTTCCAAGGAATGCAAAACATGAAACCATTTGCAATTTCCCAAATGATTGAACAAGCTGTTCGAATTGTATTAATTGCTGTACTGACTACTCTCTTTTTACCATATGGGATTCAATATGCTGCTGCAGGTGCAATGTTTGCTTCTATTGTTGGGGAACTTGCTTCTCTAGCCTATATGTTTACTATGTTTAAATTGAAAAAGAAATTTAAGGTAAGAAGGAATTTTTTTCATGTTATGAAGGAAGGAAAGGAAACAATCAGTGAACTTTTGAGAGTAGCACTGCCAACCACAGGGAGCAGACTTATTGGAAATGTTTCTTGGTTCTTAGAGCCTATTGTTGTTGCTCATAGTTTAGCCATTGCTGGATTTACCGCAAGCCTTGCTACGAAGGAATATGGAGTATTAACAGGTTTTGCATTGCCATTGCTTATGCTACCTTCATTTGTAACCCATTCACTATCTACAGCACTTGTTCCTGCTATCAGTGAAGCTAGTTCACAAAGAAATTTTTCTTTAGTGGAGCATCGATTACAGCAAGCCCTTCGCTTTGCTTTACTTGCCGGGGGGATATCCGTTGTTATTTTGTATGTTTTCGCCGAACCGCTTATGGAAACCGTGTATGGGTCTAAAAATGGAACAAATTTAATAAAGCTTATGGCCCCATTTTTTATATTTCAATATTATCAAGGTCCACTACAGGCAACTTTACAAGCACTGGATCTAGCAAAAGCGGCAATGATAAATAGTATGATTGGTGCAATTGTCAAACTAGGTATGATTTTTATCCTCGCATCTAATCCCGATTATGGAATTACTGGGGCAGCACTAGGAATAATGACAAGCACTTTACTTGTCACATTACTTCACTACACTACAATAATAAAAAAAATACAATTTACTATATATATTCTTGAATATGTTAAATTTCTAATAACTACCTTAGTATCTGGTTTTATCGGCTATTGGTGGTACCATCATTATTTAATACAAGAAACGATATTCACAAGACTAATCTGTGGAATCATTATTACTTCTATTGTTTATCTATTATTATTACTCCTAACAAAACTTATAAATAAAGAAGATTTATCTTATATACCAATTATTAAAAAATTTGTCTAG
- a CDS encoding post-transcriptional regulator: MREAKHIYDQYFGVLEPALKSKAEEFELIGYGKIETRDLWNFLKKKIWKRRTEDIHMHELVSDVLAIKIGDFMNFTTVETYRTTSWNVELNEEELQALLHTKADNL; encoded by the coding sequence TTGAGGGAGGCTAAACATATTTATGATCAATATTTTGGGGTATTAGAGCCAGCTTTAAAAAGTAAGGCAGAGGAATTTGAACTTATAGGATACGGTAAAATCGAAACTCGGGATTTATGGAACTTTTTAAAGAAAAAAATTTGGAAGAGGCGAACAGAAGATATTCATATGCATGAATTAGTATCAGATGTTTTAGCAATTAAAATAGGAGATTTTATGAACTTTACCACTGTAGAAACCTATCGCACTACTAGTTGGAATGTAGAATTAAATGAGGAAGAGCTACAAGCATTATTACATACAAAAGCCGATAATTTGTAA
- the secDF gene encoding protein translocase subunit SecDF, with translation MVKRSRIIAFFLIILLFAGLMGGTTNSILKHINLGLDLQGGFEVLYKVEPAKKGQKITKDVMTNTVEALDRRVNALGVNEPTITIEGKDKIRVQLAGVKDQKEARDILATTANISFRDVNDNKLMDGTDLVEGKAKQSYTQNGQPNVVLQVKDRKKFHDVTQKIVNMEPNNQLIIWLDFEEGKDSYKEELKKKDPKFLSNPNVREVFNTDTVTIEGNFTIQEAQNLASLLKAGALPVKLKETYSTSVGAKFGEHALNKTIEAGIIGVAVVFLFMLFYYRLPGLVAVVTLSIYIYLTLLVFDLINGVLTLPGIAALVLGVGMAVDANIITYERIKEELRVGRTVKAAFAAGNKQSFMTIFDANITTILAAVVLFVYGSSSVKGFATLLIISILLSFITAVYGSRLFLGLWVNSNLLKNKPGFFGVKQKDMHDISENMDAHKLPTKFDRFDFVKHHNKFFMFSIILTIVGIIVLSVFKLNLSIDYTKGTRVEVLAKHSLTASQLQKDVDKLNLSTEDIVLSGNKNEIGVMRFKDAFNKAEVAHITDYFTKKYGPTNVSTVSPTVGKELAKNAFKSVIIASIGIIIYVAFRFEWRMGVAAVVALLHDAFLMVTFFSITRLEVDLTFIAAILTIIGYSINDTIVTFDRIRDHMKFKGRLKTAEDIAEIVNVGLRQTLTRSINTVLTVVITAAALFIFGSESIQNFSIALLVGLIMGCYSSIFIAAQLWYVLKKRELKKKGPIKTVKEKRKWSDEPQV, from the coding sequence ATGGTAAAAAGAAGTCGTATTATAGCCTTTTTCTTAATTATTCTGCTATTTGCAGGATTAATGGGTGGGACAACCAATAGTATTTTGAAACATATTAATCTCGGCCTTGATTTACAAGGTGGTTTTGAAGTTCTTTATAAGGTTGAACCTGCGAAAAAGGGACAAAAAATTACAAAAGATGTAATGACGAATACCGTTGAAGCGTTAGATCGACGGGTAAATGCACTTGGAGTTAATGAACCTACTATCACTATCGAAGGAAAAGATAAAATTCGTGTTCAACTTGCGGGTGTCAAAGATCAAAAAGAAGCGAGAGATATATTAGCTACTACTGCGAATATTTCATTTCGCGATGTGAATGACAATAAATTAATGGATGGAACCGATTTAGTTGAAGGCAAAGCTAAACAATCCTATACGCAAAATGGACAGCCAAATGTCGTTTTGCAAGTAAAAGATCGTAAAAAGTTTCACGATGTAACACAAAAAATTGTAAATATGGAACCAAATAATCAATTAATTATTTGGCTCGATTTTGAAGAAGGAAAGGATTCCTATAAGGAAGAATTGAAAAAGAAGGATCCTAAATTCCTTTCAAATCCAAATGTGAGAGAAGTATTTAATACGGACACAGTTACTATCGAAGGGAACTTCACCATCCAAGAAGCACAAAATTTAGCATCATTACTAAAGGCTGGAGCACTTCCGGTAAAGTTAAAAGAAACTTACTCGACTTCAGTAGGAGCTAAATTCGGAGAGCATGCTTTAAATAAAACGATTGAAGCAGGGATCATTGGTGTTGCAGTAGTATTTTTATTTATGCTGTTCTATTATCGTTTACCAGGTCTTGTTGCCGTAGTAACCCTTTCTATCTATATTTATTTAACGCTATTGGTATTTGATTTGATCAATGGAGTTCTAACTTTGCCGGGTATTGCGGCATTAGTCCTCGGGGTAGGTATGGCAGTAGATGCCAATATTATCACGTACGAACGGATTAAAGAGGAATTAAGAGTAGGTCGAACGGTTAAAGCTGCATTTGCAGCTGGTAATAAGCAATCCTTTATGACGATATTTGATGCCAACATTACAACGATTTTGGCAGCTGTTGTATTGTTTGTTTATGGTTCAAGCTCTGTCAAGGGGTTTGCTACTTTACTAATTATTAGTATATTACTTAGCTTCATTACAGCCGTTTATGGTTCTAGACTTTTCTTAGGGCTTTGGGTGAATAGTAATCTTCTAAAGAATAAACCAGGCTTTTTTGGAGTAAAACAAAAGGATATGCACGACATTTCTGAAAATATGGATGCCCATAAGCTTCCTACAAAATTTGATCGCTTTGATTTTGTTAAGCATCATAATAAATTTTTCATGTTTTCGATCATTCTAACAATTGTTGGAATAATTGTTCTATCCGTATTTAAATTAAATTTAAGTATTGACTATACAAAAGGGACAAGGGTTGAAGTGTTGGCAAAACATTCATTAACTGCGTCTCAGCTACAGAAGGATGTTGATAAATTAAATTTATCGACTGAGGATATTGTTCTATCAGGGAATAAAAACGAGATCGGGGTTATGCGTTTTAAGGATGCCTTTAATAAAGCTGAAGTAGCGCATATTACGGATTACTTTACAAAGAAATATGGTCCAACAAATGTGAGCACCGTCTCTCCAACTGTAGGGAAGGAATTGGCGAAAAATGCCTTTAAATCGGTAATCATAGCTTCCATTGGAATAATTATTTACGTCGCGTTCCGTTTTGAATGGCGTATGGGAGTAGCGGCAGTTGTGGCACTTCTACATGATGCCTTTCTAATGGTTACCTTCTTTAGTATTACAAGGCTAGAAGTGGATCTTACCTTTATTGCGGCGATCTTGACGATTATAGGTTATTCAATTAATGATACGATTGTTACCTTTGACAGAATCCGTGACCATATGAAATTTAAAGGGCGTTTGAAAACAGCTGAAGATATTGCAGAAATTGTAAACGTAGGTTTGCGTCAAACGTTAACACGTTCAATTAATACTGTATTAACTGTAGTCATAACAGCTGCTGCATTGTTTATTTTCGGAAGCGAATCAATTCAAAACTTCTCAATTGCTTTACTTGTTGGTTTAATTATGGGTTGTTATTCTTCCATTTTCATTGCTGCACAACTATGGTATGTCTTAAAGAAACGTGAATTAAAGAAAAAAGGACCTATTAAAACAGTTAAAGAAAAACGTAAATGGTCTGATGAACCACAGGTGTAA
- a CDS encoding SDR family oxidoreductase, giving the protein MNKVVMITGASKGLGKALTYYFANEGCDLAICARGEEHLLQVKNDIEAMGNNILAVVADASIPKDVERFVAMTEAHFGKIDVLINNASILGPSPMPFLIDYPEEDFMEVMRVNSIGPFIVSRRVLPGMLLRNQGSIINVTSEAGNTGFAGWGAYGVSKFALEGLTETWADELSETNIRINMVDPGEMDTEMHKLAVPDCDYELADPNQLVDVFGYLASDQSIGVTGKRINAQNFFREG; this is encoded by the coding sequence ATGAATAAAGTAGTCATGATTACAGGCGCATCAAAAGGTTTGGGTAAAGCGTTAACTTATTATTTTGCAAATGAGGGTTGTGATTTAGCAATTTGTGCACGAGGTGAAGAGCATTTGTTGCAGGTTAAAAATGATATAGAAGCAATGGGTAACAACATTTTAGCTGTAGTGGCAGATGCATCCATTCCAAAAGATGTTGAACGATTTGTGGCAATGACTGAAGCTCATTTTGGAAAAATTGATGTACTCATTAATAATGCATCCATACTTGGTCCTAGTCCGATGCCATTTTTAATCGATTATCCAGAGGAAGATTTTATGGAGGTTATGCGTGTGAATTCGATCGGTCCATTTATTGTTTCAAGACGGGTATTACCAGGGATGTTATTGCGTAATCAAGGAAGTATTATTAATGTCACGTCTGAGGCAGGAAATACAGGATTTGCTGGATGGGGAGCATATGGTGTTTCAAAGTTTGCTTTAGAAGGATTAACGGAAACATGGGCCGATGAATTAAGTGAAACGAATATAAGGATAAACATGGTGGATCCTGGTGAAATGGATACGGAAATGCATAAACTTGCCGTACCCGACTGTGATTATGAACTTGCTGATCCTAATCAACTCGTAGATGTATTTGGCTATTTAGCATCTGACCAATCGATAGGCGTAACTGGAAAACGAATAAATGCACAGAATTTTTTTAGGGAAGGATGA
- a CDS encoding S-adenosylmethionine:tRNA ribosyltransferase-isomerase — protein sequence MHRIFLGKDEQHMVTNVLNFHLPDELNAIAPPERRGVRRDHVKMMVLNKKNGKIDHSLFFRLDQYLNKDDLIILNSSRTVPADLQGICERTQKQVGIRLAHQKNPSLWEALIIGDHLKKGEKVKFNSKLEATVTHSDPNQPFSILQFNMCCSDLYNQIYQIGEPVRYEYTKEAWSLDYYQTVFATTPGSVEMPSAGRAFSWELLFRLQKKGVKIAYLQLHTGLSYLLDDRWHLGPLDNFEKYVINEATVEAIKKTKKNNGRVIAVGTTVVRALESAVDKYGEITEKDGWTNLYIAADTKLQVADGLITGFHEPEASHLDLLTAFVNPKHLYHAYQEALSHKYLWHEFGDMNLII from the coding sequence ATGCACAGAATTTTTTTAGGGAAGGATGAACAGCATATGGTAACCAATGTATTGAATTTCCATTTACCTGATGAATTAAATGCAATTGCTCCTCCTGAGCGGAGAGGAGTAAGAAGAGATCATGTGAAAATGATGGTGCTTAATAAGAAGAATGGAAAAATAGATCATAGTTTGTTTTTTCGTTTAGACCAATATTTAAATAAAGATGATCTAATTATATTAAACTCAAGTCGAACAGTACCAGCAGATCTTCAAGGGATATGTGAACGGACTCAAAAGCAAGTTGGAATTCGCCTTGCTCATCAAAAAAATCCTTCATTATGGGAAGCACTTATAATTGGTGATCACTTGAAAAAGGGGGAAAAAGTAAAGTTCAATTCGAAATTAGAGGCAACAGTCACCCATTCGGATCCTAATCAACCATTTTCAATCCTTCAGTTTAATATGTGCTGTTCTGATTTATACAACCAAATTTATCAAATCGGTGAACCAGTAAGATATGAATATACAAAAGAAGCATGGTCATTAGACTATTATCAAACCGTTTTTGCAACAACGCCAGGTTCTGTTGAAATGCCTTCAGCTGGTAGAGCGTTTAGTTGGGAGCTTCTTTTTCGTCTTCAGAAAAAAGGTGTGAAAATAGCCTATCTTCAACTTCATACTGGTTTAAGTTATTTGTTAGATGATCGATGGCATTTAGGTCCTCTTGATAATTTTGAAAAGTACGTAATCAATGAGGCGACTGTAGAAGCTATTAAAAAGACAAAAAAAAATAATGGTAGAGTTATTGCAGTTGGTACGACGGTTGTCCGGGCTCTAGAATCTGCTGTTGATAAATATGGGGAAATCACAGAAAAGGATGGTTGGACCAATTTGTATATTGCCGCTGATACAAAGCTTCAAGTAGCTGATGGACTAATTACAGGTTTCCATGAACCAGAAGCCAGTCATTTGGATTTGTTAACTGCATTTGTCAATCCTAAGCATTTATATCATGCTTATCAAGAGGCACTGAGCCATAAATATTTATGGCATGAATTTGGAGATATGAATCTTATTATTTAA
- a CDS encoding VOC family protein encodes MKVHHFGIEVSNLEESISFYINILNLEVCSKFQFMDEEIVFLSGNGLLIELIKRNLPTMKLTSTHLALEIENLEEMISHFKSKGLVPVEGPYQLSNGWKTVFYEGIDGEILEFLETKYD; translated from the coding sequence TTGAAGGTTCATCACTTTGGAATAGAAGTTTCAAATTTGGAAGAATCCATCTCTTTTTATATAAATATACTTAATTTAGAAGTGTGCAGTAAATTCCAATTCATGGATGAAGAGATTGTTTTTCTTTCAGGAAATGGTTTATTGATCGAATTAATCAAACGAAACCTTCCGACGATGAAGCTAACTTCTACTCATTTGGCATTAGAAATCGAGAATTTAGAAGAAATGATTAGTCATTTTAAAAGCAAAGGTTTGGTTCCAGTTGAGGGTCCTTATCAATTATCTAATGGGTGGAAAACTGTGTTTTATGAAGGCATTGATGGAGAGATATTGGAATTCTTAGAAACAAAGTATGATTAA
- the recJ gene encoding single-stranded-DNA-specific exonuclease RecJ: protein MLKSKTRWVVRDTDQNAVKQLVNHLNITPLVATLLVNRGIEKIEDAKSFLYGESESFHDPYLLYGMEEAVDRIRLAIKNKEQILIYGDYDADGVSSTSVMMTVLNDLDANVDFYIPNRFTEGYGPNEEAFRYAASIGIDLIITVDTGIAAVHEADIAKELGMDLIITDHHEPGPILPQALSIVHPKHPESHYPFKELAGVGVAFKVAHALYGKIPEHLLDIVSIGTIADLVPLRGENRLIVKNGLKRLVKTENKGLQALFELTNTKQSDINEETVGFVIGPRLNAAGRLDSADPAVELLLTNDKIAAENIAQEIDAMNKERQSIVNEITKEAIAMVEDNMELKESHVLVIGKEGWNAGVIGIVASRLVEKFYRPTIVLSFDPSTNLAKGSARSIVGFDLFKSLSACRDILPHFGGHPMAAGMTLKIDDVSQLRSRLHEIAKDVLTEEDFVPITEIDACIPIEDIHLEAIEQLNLLEPYGMSNPKPKVLVQDLSISQIRQIGADNKHLKVIFEKSGVHLDGVGFGLGEYSMQISPLASVSAIGELAVNEWNNIRKPQIFIKDMMIEEWQLFDVRGHKPLKKWIQQVPMDNSIFIVFHEDNIKELQKSEFNGTIVHLEDISQAQSLNINGGNIILLDLPPSKEILESLINNKQPSRVYTYFYHKEEHFFSTLPTREHFKWFYAFLRKRGTFDLNRFGNDLASHRGWTRETVDFMSQVFFELEFVTIKNGLITIHPVKSKRDLLESSTYQEKLAKMTLENELLFSSYQELKKWFDERMIGLQDVEEETKQWT, encoded by the coding sequence ATGTTAAAGTCAAAAACACGATGGGTCGTGCGAGATACAGATCAAAATGCTGTGAAACAACTCGTAAATCATTTAAACATAACTCCACTCGTAGCTACTCTATTAGTGAATCGTGGAATTGAAAAAATTGAAGATGCTAAATCCTTTTTATATGGTGAAAGTGAATCCTTTCATGACCCATATCTGCTTTATGGGATGGAAGAGGCAGTTGATAGAATACGCTTAGCTATAAAAAATAAAGAACAAATATTAATTTATGGAGATTATGATGCAGATGGTGTAAGTAGTACATCTGTCATGATGACCGTATTAAATGATTTAGATGCCAATGTGGATTTTTACATACCCAATCGTTTTACCGAAGGTTATGGTCCAAATGAAGAGGCATTTCGCTATGCAGCATCCATTGGAATTGATTTAATTATTACAGTTGATACCGGTATAGCAGCTGTACATGAAGCGGATATTGCCAAAGAGCTAGGAATGGATTTAATTATAACCGATCATCATGAACCGGGTCCTATTCTACCTCAGGCATTGTCAATTGTGCACCCGAAACACCCGGAAAGTCATTACCCGTTTAAAGAATTAGCAGGTGTAGGGGTTGCATTTAAAGTAGCTCATGCATTATATGGAAAAATTCCCGAACATTTACTAGATATTGTATCGATTGGAACTATTGCCGATTTAGTTCCATTACGTGGAGAAAATCGCCTTATTGTAAAAAATGGCCTTAAAAGATTAGTTAAAACTGAGAATAAAGGACTCCAAGCGCTGTTCGAGCTAACAAATACTAAACAATCAGATATTAATGAAGAGACAGTGGGGTTTGTTATTGGTCCAAGGTTAAATGCAGCTGGCAGGCTGGACAGTGCAGACCCTGCTGTAGAACTGTTACTTACTAACGATAAAATAGCAGCCGAAAATATTGCCCAAGAAATTGATGCAATGAATAAAGAACGCCAATCTATCGTCAATGAGATAACTAAAGAAGCCATTGCTATGGTGGAAGATAACATGGAATTAAAAGAAAGCCATGTACTTGTAATAGGTAAAGAGGGATGGAATGCAGGTGTAATTGGTATTGTTGCATCGAGGCTAGTAGAAAAATTTTATCGCCCTACTATTGTTTTGAGTTTCGATCCTTCAACAAATTTGGCTAAAGGATCTGCTCGTAGTATTGTTGGTTTTGATTTATTTAAAAGCTTATCAGCATGCAGGGATATTCTCCCTCATTTTGGAGGTCATCCAATGGCTGCTGGTATGACCTTGAAAATTGATGATGTTTCTCAACTAAGAAGTCGATTACATGAAATAGCTAAAGATGTATTAACAGAGGAAGATTTTGTTCCTATTACTGAAATTGATGCGTGTATTCCCATTGAGGATATCCATCTTGAAGCAATTGAACAATTAAATTTACTAGAACCTTATGGGATGTCTAATCCGAAGCCAAAAGTGTTAGTACAAGACTTATCTATTTCACAAATACGTCAAATAGGTGCTGACAATAAGCATTTGAAGGTAATATTTGAAAAGTCAGGAGTTCATTTGGATGGAGTCGGTTTTGGGTTAGGTGAATACTCCATGCAAATTTCCCCGCTTGCATCTGTTTCTGCTATTGGTGAACTTGCAGTAAATGAATGGAATAATATTAGAAAACCACAAATCTTTATCAAAGATATGATGATTGAAGAATGGCAACTTTTTGATGTAAGAGGACATAAACCTCTAAAAAAGTGGATTCAGCAAGTACCTATGGATAATAGTATATTTATTGTATTTCATGAAGATAACATTAAAGAACTTCAAAAATCAGAATTTAATGGTACAATCGTCCACTTGGAGGATATTTCACAAGCACAGTCTTTAAACATTAATGGTGGAAATATTATACTATTAGATCTTCCTCCTTCAAAAGAGATACTAGAATCATTGATAAACAACAAACAACCATCGAGGGTCTACACTTATTTTTATCATAAAGAAGAACATTTCTTTAGTACTTTACCAACTAGAGAACATTTTAAATGGTTTTATGCGTTTTTAAGAAAACGGGGGACATTTGATTTAAATCGCTTTGGGAATGATTTAGCAAGTCACCGTGGTTGGACAAGAGAAACGGTTGACTTTATGTCACAGGTGTTTTTTGAACTAGAATTTGTTACAATAAAGAATGGGTTAATTACAATTCATCCAGTTAAATCGAAAAGAGATTTATTGGAATCATCCACATATCAAGAAAAATTAGCAAAAATGACATTAGAAAATGAATTATTATTTTCATCCTATCAAGAATTAAAAAAATGGTTTGATGAAAGAATGATTGGTTTGCAAGATGTTGAGGAGGAAACAAAGCAATGGACTTAA
- a CDS encoding adenine phosphoribosyltransferase encodes MDLKQFVTIVPDWPKEGIVFKDITTLMDNGQAYKYATDQIVEYAKKREIDLVVGPEARGFIIGCPVAYALEVGFAPVRKPGKLPRETIKVEYGLEYGKDALTIHKDAIKPGQRVLITDDLLATGGTIEATIKLVEELGGIVAGIAFLIELSYLEGRKKLDVYDILTLMNY; translated from the coding sequence ATGGACTTAAAACAATTTGTTACAATTGTTCCAGATTGGCCCAAAGAAGGAATTGTATTTAAAGATATAACGACTTTAATGGATAATGGACAAGCATATAAATATGCGACAGATCAGATAGTAGAATACGCAAAAAAAAGAGAAATTGATTTAGTTGTAGGACCGGAAGCAAGAGGATTTATTATCGGATGTCCGGTTGCCTATGCACTTGAAGTAGGATTTGCTCCAGTAAGAAAACCAGGAAAACTACCTCGTGAAACGATAAAGGTAGAATATGGCCTTGAATATGGTAAAGACGCATTAACTATTCATAAGGATGCAATTAAACCTGGTCAAAGAGTATTAATTACAGATGACCTTCTCGCAACTGGTGGTACGATTGAGGCTACAATTAAATTAGTTGAAGAGCTTGGAGGAATTGTAGCTGGAATCGCTTTTTTAATTGAACTATCCTATCTTGAGGGAAGAAAAAAGCTGGATGTTTATGATATTTTAACGTTAATGAATTACTAA